A section of the Tachysurus fulvidraco isolate hzauxx_2018 chromosome 7, HZAU_PFXX_2.0, whole genome shotgun sequence genome encodes:
- the LOC125145276 gene encoding trichohyalin-like isoform X7: MQIGHQREKEDSEKLVMEQQRNELENEICKFNQQKEHAEKEREDLVKIWQELDSVKEQMAEERNEMEEIKKKIQTDKELLDQRETEMNEQKQILENNLKEIMRDRTNLEKMKMELDLQKEEIENTVREKMKQEKEELDDILKEITMKEQDVEEKMSMMTKCRIELEKMKVKLNGHQEAISLEKKELEKEKHRFDQLKASLETAKMDVMNLDEIKTWLEQEREECRIIVEDTKQQKDALEKLGSEIAKQQQDIEANQVLLEKDRIDLEKKSLDLQRRQQELEMQNRHQREKEDSEKLVMEQQRHELEKEICKTNQQQEQAEKEREALEKNWQELDSVKEQMAEERKEMEEIKRKIRTNTELLDQRETEMNKQKQILEDNLKEILRDRTNLDKMKKELELQKQEIENTVREKMKLEKEELDDILKEITIREQDVEEKMQEVQEKQEELQLQIKYQREKEDSEKLVMEQRRHELEKEICKFNQQKEHAEKEREALENNWQELDSVKEQMAEERKEMEEIKKKIQTNNELLDQRETELNEQKQLLEDNLQEIKRDKTNLEKMKMELDLQKQEIENTVREKMKQEKEELDDIMKEMTIKEQDVEEQMSVINNLRIELEKMKVKLNGDQEAITLEKQELENEKHRFDQLKASLETAKMDVMNLDEIKTRLEQEREVCRIIVEDTKQQKDALEKLGSEIAKQQQDIEANQALLEKDRNDLEKKSLDLQRRQQELEMQIGHQREKEDSEKLVMEQQRNELEKEICKFNQQKEQAEKEREDLEKNWQELDSVKEQMAEERKEMEEIKKKIQTNKELLDQRETEMNEQKQILEDNFQEILRDRTNLDKMKIELELQKQEIENTVRKKMKREKEELDDILKEITIREQDVEEKMQEVQEKQEELQLQIKYQREKEDSEKLVMEQQRHELEKEICKFNQQTEQAEKEREALEKKWQELDSVKEQMAEERKEMEEIKKKIQTDKELLDQRETEMNKQKQILEDNLKEILRDRTNLVKMKMELDLQKEEIENTVREKMKQEKEELDDIMKEITLKEQDVEEKMSMMNNWRIELEKMKVKLNGDQEAITLEKQELENEKHRFDQLKASLETAKMDVMNLDEIKTRLEQEREECRIIVEDTKQQKDALEKLGSEITKQQQDIEANQALLEKDRNDLEKQYLELQEKQEELQMQFKHQREKEDSENLVIEQQRHELEKEICKFNQHKEQAEKEREALENNWQELDTVKEQMAEERKEMEEIKKKIQTDNELLDQRETEMNKQKQFLEDNLNEILRDRTNLEKMKMELDLQKEEIEKTVREKTKQEKEELDDIMKEITLKEQDVEENMSMMDNLRIELDKMKVKLNGDQEAITLEKQELENEKHRFDQLKASMQSEMQNMKNALETAKMEVMNLDEIKTRLEQEREECRIIVEDTKQQKDALEKLGSEMAKQQEDIEVNQALLEKDRNDLEKQSLDLQRRQHDLEMQIKYQREKEDSEKLVMEQQRNELEEEIYKTIQQQEQAEKEREDLKKNWQELDSVKEHLAEERNEMEEIKKKIQTDKELLDQRETELNAQKQILEDNLQEIQRDKTNLEKMKMELDLQKQEIENTVREKMKQEKEELDDIMKEMTIKEQDVEEQMSVINNLRIELDKMKVKLNGDQEAITLEKQELENEKHRFDQLKASLETAKMDVMNLDEIKTRLEQEREQCRIIVEDTKQQKDALEKLGSEIAKQQQDIEANQALLEKDRNDLEKKSLDMQRRQQELEMQIGHQREKEDSEKLVMEQQRNELEKEICKFNQQKEQAEKEREDLKKNWQELDSVKEQMAEERKEMEEIKKKIQTDKELLDQRETEMNKQKQILEDNLKEILRDRTNLVKMKMELDLQKEEIENTVREKMKQEKEELDDIMKEITLKEQDVEEQMSMMNNWRIELDKMKVKLNRDQEAIALEKQELENEKHRFDQLKASLETAKMDVMNLDEIKIRLEQEREECRISVEDTEQQKDALEKLGSEIAKQQQDIEANQALLEKDRNDLEKQYLELQEKQEELQLQFKHQREKEDSENLVIEQQRHELEKEICKFNQQKEQAEKEREALENNWQELDTVKEQMAEERKEMEEIKKKIQTDNELLDQRETEMNKQKQFLEDNLNEILRDRTNLEKMKMELDLQKEEIEKTVREKTKQEKEELDDIMKEITFKEQDVEENMSMMDNLRIELDKMKVKLNGDQEAITLEKQELENEKHRFDQLKASLETAKMDVMNLDEIKTRLEQEREECRIIVEDTKQQKDALEKLGSEIAKQQQDIEANQVLLENDRHDLEKKSLDLQRRQQDLEMQIKYQREKEDSEKLVMEQQRNELEEEICKTNQKQEQAEKEREDLEKKWQELDSVKEHLAEERNEMEEIKKKIQTNNEILDKRETEMNKQKQLLEDNLKEIKRDKTNLDKMKMELDLQKQEIENTVREKMKQEKEELDDIMKEITIKEQDVEEQMSVINNLRIELDKMKVKLNGDQEAITLEKQELENDKHRFDQLKASLETAKMDVMNLDEIKTRLEQEREECRIIVEDTKQQKDALEKLGSEMAKQQEDIETNQALLEKNRNDLEKQYLELQEKQEELQLQFKHQREKEYSEKLVMEQQRNDLEKEICKFNQQKEQAENEREALEKNWQELDSVKEQMAEERKEMEEIKKKIQTNKELLDQRETEMNEQKQILEDNLKEILRDRTNLDKMKIELELQKQEIENTVREKMKLEKEELDDIMKEMTIKEQDVEEKMSMINNLRIELEKMKVKLNGDQEAITLEKQELENEKHRFDQLKASLETAKMDVMNLDEIKTRLEQEREECRIIVEDTKQQKDALEMLGSEMAKQQEDIETNQALLEKDRNDLEKKSLDLQRRQQELEMQIGHQREKEDSEKLVMEQQRNELEKEICKFNQQKEQAEKEREALEKNWQELDSVKEQMAEERKEMEEIKELLDQRETEMNEQMQLLEDNLKEIKRDKTNLDKMKIELDLQKQEIENTVREKMKQEKEELDNIMKEITIKEQDVEEQKSVINNLRIELDKMKVKLNGDQEAITLEKQELENEKHRFDQLKASMQSEIGHQREKEDSEKLVMEQQRNELEKEEQLMEKSIKRGKMLETLILEQHNEREGLNVISEENSKKQKFLEDQFLRQHHTPKNAMNDITSENNKTDQINVQMQGQKDDLDNALKKQQQEFEIRELDLETEKASIEKMKANLASLAKEMNAEKNELRIKKDILECWEAELLKQRFETETMKNTLETEKVQLERARSDIQQCQNHTDSILEATKKTKDKQKDKSIQCKLEMHMKDTETMTEPSTEHKVTEIKTTASQKNALSDKEVIDEISRTLENMEKELQKRLQEIHKKEIKKVELQKGKIERELMKDSFHNEGETDGQKIMEKEKQILLLKECMLLEISQLKSKRKDTNTKYLQRMEELITETSTFKDKIRHMTDKAVQTVTKERQEGKIKEVEIWSDKQVEGIQTEGLMELASPSLHLLSDDRNEKLRKAPEEAQSTNVLQRRGLLQWIRRCCNYCRPCEIKQEEQNSLDS, from the exons ATGCAAATCGGAcaccaaagagaaaaagaggacagTGAAAAACTGGTGATGGAGCAACAGAGAAATGAACTAGAAAATGAAATCTGTAAGTTCAACCAAcaaaaagaacatgcagaaaaagaaagggaagacCTAGTGAAGATTTGGCAAGAACTTGACTCAGTGAAAGAGCAAATGGcagaagagagaaatgaaatggaggaaattaaaaagaagataCAAACCGATAAAGAACTACTTGACCAAAGGGAGacagaaatgaatgaacaaaaacaaattcttGAGAATAATTTGAAAGAAATAATGCGAGATAGGACAAATCTGGAAAAGATGAAAATGGAACTTGATCtacagaaagaagaaatagaaaacactgtcagagagaagatgaagcaagagaaagaagaacttGATGATATCCTGAAAGAAATAACCATGAAGGAGCAAGATGTTGAAGAGAAAATGTCCATGATGACCAAATGTAGAATTGAGCTAGAAAAAATGAAGGTGAAACTGAATGGGCACCAAGAAGCTATATCTCTTGAAAAGAAAGagttagagaaagagaaacacagatTTGACCAATTAAAGGCATCTTTGGAAACAGCCAAGATGGATGTAATGAATctggatgaaataaaaacatggctGGAGCAGGAAAGAGAAGAATGTAGGATTATTGTTGAAGACACAAAGCAACAGAAGGATGCCTTGGAGAAGTTGGGTTCTGAAATCGCAAAGCAACAGCAAGACATAGAGGCTAACCAAGTTCTTCTAGAAAAAGACAGAATTGATCTTGAAAAGAAATCTCTGGATTTGCAAAGAAGACAGCAGGAGTTGGAAATGCAAAACAGAcaccaaagagaaaaagaggacagCGAAAAACTGGTGATGGAACAACAGAGACATGAACTGGAAAAAGAAATCTGTAAGACCAACCAACAACAAGAAcaggcagaaaaagaaagggaggCCCTAGAGAAGAATTGGCAAGAACTTGACTCAGTGAAAGAGCAAATGGcagaagagaggaaagaaatggaggaaattaAAAGGAAGATACGAACCAATACAGAACTACTTGACCAAAGGgagacagaaatgaataaacaaaagcaaattcTGGAGGATAATTTGAAAGAAATATTGCGAGATAGGACAAATCTGGACAAGATGAAAAAAGAACTTGAACTACAGAAACAAGAAATAGAAAACACTGTCAGAGAGAAGATGAAGCTAGAGAAAGAAGAACTTGATGATATCCTGAAAGAAATAACCATCAGGGAGCAAGATGTTGAAGAGAAAATGCAAGAAGTGCAAGAAAAACAGGAGGAGTTGCAGTTGCAAATCAAATatcaaagagaaaaagaggacagTGAAAAACTGGTGATGGAGCAACGGAGACATGAACTGGAAAAAGAAATCTGTAAGTTCAACCAAcaaaaagaacatgcagaaaaagaaagggaagcCCTAGAAAACAACTGGCAAGAACTTGACTCAGTGAAAGAGCAAATGGcagaagagaggaaagaaatggaagaaattaaaaagaagataCAAACCAATAACGAACTACTTGACCAAAGGGAGACAGAattgaatgaacaaaaacaacttCTGGAGGATAATTTGCAAGAAATTAAGCGAGACAAAACAAATCTGGAAAAGATGAAAATGGAACTTGATCTACAGAAACAAGAAATAGAAAACACTGTCAGAGAGAAGATgaagcaagagaaagaagagcTTGATGATATCATGAAAGAAATGACCATCAAAGAGCAAGATGTTGAAGAGCAAATGTCTGTGATCAACAATTTGAGAATTGAGCTAGAAAAAATGAAGGTGAAACTGAATGGGGACCAAGAAGCTATAACTCTTGAAAAGCAAGAGTTAGAGAATGAGAAACACAGATTTGACCAATTAAAGGCATCTTTGGAAACAGCCAAGATGGATGTAATGAATctggatgaaataaaaacaaggctgGAGCAGGAAAGAGAGGTATGTAGAATCATTGTTGAAGACACAAAGCAACAGAAGGATGCCTTGGAGAAGTTGGGTTCTGAAATCGCAAAGCAACAGCAAGACATAGAGGCTAACCAAGCTCTtctagaaaaagacagaaatgatcTTGAAAAGAAATCTCTGGATTTGCAAAGAAGACAGCAGGAGTTGGAAATGCAAATCGGAcaccaaagagaaaaagaggacagCGAAAAACTGGTAATGGAGCAACAGAGAAATGAACTGGAAAAAGAAATCTGTAAGTTCAACCAACAAAAAGAAcaggcagaaaaagaaagggaagacCTAGAGAAGAATTGGCAAGAACTTGACTCAGTGAAAGAGCAAATGGcagaagagaggaaagaaatggaggaaattaaaaagaagataCAAACCAATAAAGAACTACTTGACCAAAGGGAGacagaaatgaatgaacaaaagcaaATTCTGGAGGATAATTTCCAAGAAATATTGCGAGATAGGACAAATCTGGATAAGATGAAAATAGAACTTGAACTACAGAAACAAGAAATAGAAAACACTGTCAGAAAGAAGATGAAGCGAGAGAAAGAAGAACTTGATGATATCCTGAAAGAAATAACCATCAGGGAGCAAGATGTTGAAGAGAAAATGCAAGAAGTGCAAGAAAAACAGGAGGAGTTGCAGTTGCAAATCAAATatcaaagagaaaaagaggacagTGAAAAACTGGTGATGGAGCAACAGAGACATGAACTGGAAAAAGAAATCTGTAAGTTCAACCAACAAACAGAAcaggcagaaaaagaaagggaagcCCTAGAAAAGAAGTGGCAAGAACTTGACTCAGTGAAAGAGCAAATGGcagaagagaggaaagaaatggaggaaattaaaaagaagataCAAACCGATAAAGAACTACTTGACCAAAGGgagacagaaatgaataaacaaaagcaaattcTGGAGGATAATTTGAAAGAAATATTGCGAGATAGGACAAATCTGGTAAAGATGAAAATGGAACTTGATCtacagaaagaagaaatagaaaacactgtcagagagaagatgaagcaagagaaagaagaacttGATGATATCATGAAAGAAATAACCCTCAAGGAGCAAGATGTTGAAGAGAAAATGTCCATGATGAACAATTGGAGAATTGAGCTAgaaaaaatgaaagtgaaactgAATGGGGACCAAGAAGCTATAACTCTTGAAAAGCAAGAGTTAGAGAATGAGAAACACAGATTTGACCAATTAAAGGCATCTTTGGAAACAGCCAAGATGGATGTAATGAATctggatgaaataaaaacacggCTGGAGCAGGAAAGAGAAGAATGTAGGATTATTGTTGAAGACACAAAGCAACAGAAGGATGCCTTGGAGAAGTTGGGTTCTGAAATCACAAAGCAACAGCAAGACATAGAGGCTAACCAAGCTCTtctagaaaaagacagaaatgatcTGGAAAAGCAGTATTTGGAATTGCAAGAAAAACAGGAGGAGTTGCAGATGCAATTCAAAcaccaaagagaaaaagaggacagTGAAAATCTGGTGATAGAGCAACAGAGACATGAACTGGAAAAAGAAATCTGTAAGTTCAACCAACATAAAGAAcaggcagaaaaagaaagggaagcCCTAGAAAACAATTGGCAAGAACTTGACACTGTGAAAGAGCAAATGGcagaagagaggaaagaaatggaggaaattaaaaagaagataCAAACCGATAACGAACTACTTGACCAAAGGgagacagaaatgaataaacaaaagcaatttCTGGAAGATAATTTGAATGAAATATTGCGAGATAGGACAAATCTGGAAAAGATGAAAATGGAACTTGATCtacagaaagaagaaatagaaaagaCTGTCAGAGAGAAGACgaagcaagagaaagaagaacttGATGATATCATGAAAGAAATAACCCTCAAGGAGCAAGATGTTGAAGAGAACATGTCCATGATGGACAATTTGAGAATTGAGCTAGATAAAATGAAGGTGAAACTGAATGGGGACCAAGAAGCTATAACTCTTGAAAAGCAAGAGTTAGAGAATGAGAAACACAGATTTGACCAATTAAAG GCATCTATGCAGAGCGAAATGCAGAACATGAAGAATGCTTTGGAAACAGCCAAGATGGAGGTAATGAATctggatgaaataaaaacaaggctgGAGCAGGAAAGAGAAGAATGTAGAATTATTGTTGAAGACACAAAGCAACAGAAGGATGCCTTGGAGAAGTTGGGTTCTGAAATGGCAAAGCAACAGGAAGACATAGAGGTTAACCAAGCTCTtctagaaaaagacagaaatgatcTTGAAAAGCAATCTCTGGATTTGCAAAGAAGACAGCATGATTTGGAAATGCAAATCAAATaccaaagagaaaaagaggacagTGAAAAACTGGTAATGGAGCAACAGAGAAATGAACTGGAAGAAGAAATCTATAAGACCATCCAACAACAAGAAcaggcagaaaaagaaagggaagacCTAAAGAAGAATTGGCAAGAACTTGACTCAGTGAaagagcatttggcagaagagAGGAATGAAATggaggaaattaaaaagaagataCAAACCGATAAAGAACTACTTGACCAAAGGGAGACAGAATTGAATGCACAAAAGCAAATTCTGGAGGATAATTTGCAAGAAATTCAGCGAGACAAAACAAATCTGGAAAAGATGAAAATGGAACTTGATCTACAGAAACAAGAAATAGAAAACACTGTCAGAGAGAAGATgaagcaagagaaagaagagcTTGATGATATCATGAAAGAAATGACCATCAAAGAGCAAGATGTTGAAGAGCAAATGTCTGTGATCAACAATTTGAGAATTGAGCTAGATAAAATGAAGGTGAAACTGAATGGGGACCAAGAAGCTATAACTCTTGAAAAGCAAGAGTTAGAGAATGAGAAACACAGATTTGACCAATTAAAGGCATCTTTGGAAACAGCCAAGATGGATGTAATGAATctggatgaaataaaaacaaggctgGAGCAGGAAAGAGAGCAATGTAGGATCATTGTTGAAGACACAAAGCAACAGAAGGATGCCTTGGAGAAGTTGGGTTCTGAAATCGCAAAGCAACAGCAAGACATAGAAGCTAACCAAGCTCTtctagaaaaagacagaaatgatcTTGAAAAGAAATCTCTGGATATGCAAAGAAGACAGCAGGAGTTGGAAATGCAAATCGGAcaccaaagagaaaaagaggacagCGAAAAACTGGTAATGGAGCAACAGAGAAATGAACTGGAAAAAGAAATCTGTAAGTTCAACCAACAAAAAGAAcaggcagaaaaagaaagggaagacCTAAAGAAGAATTGGCAAGAACTTGACTCAGTGAAAGAGCAAATGGcagaagagaggaaagaaatggaggaaattaaaaagaagataCAAACCGATAAAGAACTACTTGACCAAAGGgagacagaaatgaataaacaaaagcaaattcTGGAGGATAATTTGAAAGAAATATTGCGAGATAGGACAAATCTGGTAAAGATGAAAATGGAACTTGATCtacagaaagaagaaatagaaaacactgtcagagagaagatgaagcaagagaaagaagagcTTGATGATATCATGAAAGAAATAACCCTCAAGGAGCAAGATGTTGAAGAGCAAATGTCCATGATGAACAATTGGAGAATTGAGCTAGATAAAATGAAGGTGAAACTGAATCGGGACCAAGAAGCTATAGCTCTTGAAAAGCAAGAGTTAGAGAATGAGAAACACAGATTTGACCAATTAAAGGCATCTTTGGAAACAGCGAAGATGGATGTAATGAATctggatgaaataaaaatacgGCTGGAGCAGGAAAGAGAAGAATGTAGGATTAGTGTTGAAGACACAGAGCAACAGAAGGATGCCTTGGAGAAGTTGGGTTCTGAAATCGCAAAGCAACAGCAAGACATAGAGGCTAACCAAGCTCTtctagaaaaagacagaaatgatcTGGAAAAGCAGTATTTGGAATTGCAAGAAAAACAGGAGGAGTTGCAGTTGCAATTCAAAcaccaaagagaaaaagaggacagTGAAAATCTGGTGATAGAGCAACAGAGACATGAACTGGAAAAAGAAATCTGTAAGTTCAACCAACAAAAAGAAcaggcagaaaaagaaagggaagcCCTAGAAAACAATTGGCAAGAACTTGACACTGTGAAAGAGCAAATGGcagaagagaggaaagaaatggaggaaattaaaaagaagataCAAACCGATAACGAACTACTTGACCAAAGGgagacagaaatgaataaacaaaagcaatttCTGGAAGATAATTTGAATGAAATATTGCGAGATAGGACAAATCTGGAAAAGATGAAAATGGAACTTGATCtacagaaagaagaaatagaaaagaCTGTCAGAGAGAAGACgaagcaagagaaagaagaacttGATGATATCATGAAAGAAATAACCTTCAAGGAGCAAGATGTTGAAGAGAACATGTCCATGATGGACAATTTGAGAATTGAGCTAGATAAAATGAAGGTGAAACTGAATGGGGACCAAGAAGCTATAACTCTTGAAAAGCAAGAGTTAGAGAATGAGAAACACAGATTTGACCAATTAAAGGCATCTTTGGAAACAGCCAAGATGGATGTAATGAATctggatgaaataaaaacaaggctgGAGCAGGAAAGAGAAGAATGTAGGATTATTGTTGAAGACACAAAGCAACAGAAGGATGCCTTGGAGAAGTTGGGTTCTGAAATCGCAAAGCAACAGCAAGACATAGAGGCTAACCAAGTTCTTCTAGAAAACGACAGACATGATCTTGAAAAGAAATCTCTGGATTTGCAAAGAAGACAGCAGGATTTGGAAATGCAAATCAAATaccaaagagaaaaagaggacagTGAAAAACTGGTCATGGAGCAACAGAGAAATGAACTGGAAGAAGAAATCTGTAAGACCAACCAAAAACAAGAAcaggcagaaaaagaaagggaagacCTAGAGAAGAAGTGGCAAGAACTTGACTCAGTGAaagagcatttggcagaagagAGGAATGAAATggaggaaattaaaaagaagataCAAACCAATAACGAAATACTTGACAAAAGGgagacagaaatgaataaacaaaagcaactTCTGGAGGATAATTTGAAAGAAATTAAGCGAGACAAAACAAATCTGgacaaaatgaaaatggaaCTTGATCTACAGAAACAAGAAATAGAAAACACTGTCAGAGAGAAGATgaagcaagagaaagaagagcTTGATGATATCATGAAAGAAATTACCATCAAGGAGCAAGATGTTGAAGAGCAAATGTCTGTGATCAACAATTTGAGAATTGAGCTAGATAAAATGAAGGTGAAACTGAATGGGGACCAAGAAGCTATAACTCTTGAAAAGCAAGAGTTAGAGAATGATAAACACAGATTTGACCAATTAAAGGCATCTTTGGAAACAGCCAAGATGGATGTAATGAATctggatgaaataaaaacaaggctgGAGCAGGAAAGAGAAGAATGTAGGATTATTGTTGAAGACACAAAGCAACAGAAGGATGCCTTGGAGAAGTTGGGTTCTGAAATGGCAAAGCAACAGGAAGACATAGAGACTAACCAAGCTCTtctagaaaaaaacagaaatgatctGGAAAAGCAGTATCTGGAATTGCAAGAAAAACAGGAGGAGTTGCAGTTGCAATTCAAAcaccaaagagaaaaagagtacAGTGAAAAACTGGTCATGGAGCAACAGAGAAATGATCTGGAAAAAGAAATCTGTAAGTTCAACCAACAAAAAGAACAGGCAGAAAACGAAAGGGAAGCCCTAGAGAAGAATTGGCAAGAACTTGACTCAGTGAAAGAGCAAATGGcagaagagaggaaagaaatggaggaaattaaaaagaagataCAAACCAATAAAGAACTACTTGACCAAAGGGAGacagaaatgaatgaacaaaagcaaATTCTGGAGGATAATTTGAAAGAAATATTGCGAGATAGGACAAATCTGGATAAGATGAAAATAGAACTTGAACTACAGAAACAAGAAATAGAAAACACTGTCAGAGAGAAGATGAAGCTAGAGAAAGAAGAGCTTGATGATATCATGAAAGAAATGACCATCAAGGAGCAAGATGTTGAAGAGAAAATGTCCATGATCAACAATTTGAGAATTGAGCTAGAAAAAATGAAGGTGAAACTGAATGGGGACCAAGAAGCTATAACTCTTGAAAAGCAAGAGTTAGAGAATGAGAAACACAGATTTGACCAATTAAAGGCATCTTTGGAAACAGCCAAGATGGATGTAATGAATctggatgaaataaaaacaaggctgGAGCAGGAAAGAGAAGAATGTAGGATTATTGTTGAAGACACAAAGCAACAGAAGGATGCCTTGGAGATGTTGGGTTCTGAAATGGCAAAGCAACAGGAAGACATAGAGACTAACCAAGCTCTtctagaaaaagacagaaatgatcTTGAAAAGAAATCTCTGGATTTGCAAAGAAGACAGCAGGAGTTGGAAATGCAAATCGGAcaccaaagagaaaaagaggacagCGAAAAACTGGTGATGGAGCAACAGAGAAATGAACTGGAAAAAGAAATCTGTAAGTTCAACCAACAAAAAGAAcaggcagaaaaagaaagggaagcCCTAGAGAAGAATTGGCAAGAACTTGATTCAGTGAAAGAGCAAATGGcagaagagaggaaagaaatggaggaaattaAAGAACTACTTGACCAAAGGGAGacagaaatgaatgaacaaatgcaACTTCTGGAGGATAATTTGAAAGAAATTAAGCGAGACAAAACAAATCTggacaaaatgaaaatagaacTTGATCTACAGAAACAAGAAATAGAAAACACTGTCAGAGAGAAGATgaagcaagagaaagaagaacttGATAATATCATGAAAGAAATAACCATCAAGGAGCAAGATGTTGAAGAGCAAAAGTCTGTGATCAACAATTTGAGAATTGAGCTAGATAAAATGAAGGTGAAACTGAATGGGGACCAAGAAGCTATAACTCTTGAAAAGCAAGAGTTAGAGAATGAGAAACACAGATTTGACCAATTAAAGGCATCTATGCAGAGTGAAATCGGACatcaaagagaaaaagaggacagTGAAAAACTGGTGATGGAGCAACAGAGAAATGAACTGGAAAAAGAAGAGCAACTCATGGAAAAATCTATTAAAAGGGGGAAGATGCTAGAAACTCTCATTCTGGAACAGCACAATGAAAGGGAGGGATTGAATGTTATCAGTGAAGAGaatagcaaaaaacaaaaattcctTGAAGATCAATTTCTAAGGCAACATCACACTCCAAAGAATGCTATGAATGATATTAcatcagaaaataataaaacagatcaAATAAACGTGCAAATGCAGGGACAAAAAGATGACCTAGATAATGCCTTAAAAAAGCAGCAACAAGAATTTGAGATCAGGGAGCTTGACCTTGAGACGGAAAAGGCATCTATTGAGAAGATGAAAGCGAACTTGGCAAGCCTGGCCAAGGAAATGAATGCTGAGAAAAATGAGCTGAGAATCAAGAAGGACATTCTTGAGTGTTGGGAGGCAGAACTATTGAAGCAGAGATTTGAGACTGAGACGATGAAGAACACTCTGGAAACTGAAAAAGTTCAGCTTGAGAGAGCACGTTCTGACATACAACAGTGCCAGAATCACACGGACAGCATATTGGAAGCCACcaagaaaacaaaagacaagCAAAAAGACAAAAGCATACAGTGCAAACTGGAAATGCATATGAAAGATACAGAAACCATGACAGAGCCTTCTACTGAACACAAAGTCACTGAGATAAAGACAACTGCTTCTCAAAAGAATGCTCTGAGTGACAAAGAAGTAATTGATGAAATAAGCAGAACACTAGAGAACATGGAGAAAGAACTACAGAAAAGATTACAAGAAattcacaaaaaagaaataaagaaagttgAACTACAGAAAGGAAAAATTGAGCGGGAGCTGATGAAAGATTCATTTCATAATGAAGGAGAAACAGATGGGCAGAAAATcatggagaaagaaaaacaaatccttTTGTTAAAGGAATGTATGCTTTTAGAGATTAGCCAATTAAAGAGCAAGAGGAAAGATACAAACACCAAATACCTACAAAGGATGGAGGAACTCATCACTGAAACATCCACATTTAAAGACAAAATCAGGCATATGACAGATAAAGCAGTACAAACAGTGACAAAGGAGAGACAAGAGGGAAAGATAAAAGAAGTGGAGATATGGTCTGACAAACAGGTAGAAGGAATTCAGACAGAAGGACTTATGGAGCTTGCTAGCCCTTCTCTTCATCTGCTGAGTGATGACAGGAATGAGAAACTAAGAAAGGCTCCAGAAGAAGCACAATCTACAAATGTATTACAAAGACGGGGGCTACTGCAATGGATCAGGCGCTGCTGCAACTACTGTCGCCCATGTGAAATTAAACAAGAGGAACAAAATAGTTTAGATTCTTGA